In Kineococcus rhizosphaerae, a single window of DNA contains:
- a CDS encoding helix-turn-helix domain-containing protein, with protein MRVDPDDGLPAPGRRIVLGRFDEVPGYRVLRPRGRPEWMLTLTLAGSGRFRVGRSEVVAEPGDLVVVPPAVPHDYAVRAGARHWEFHWAHAVIRPEWRPLLEGEGLHRIGVPPTHRDAVGTAFAEALAHRRTGRPVSDRLAMNCLERALLLVADARQAPSGVGPVVARVLEHVDTHLDGDLSVPALAEVAGMSPSRFAHVFAEQVGVPPQRHVERRRLDLAAELLDVSARPVAAVARAAGFADPLYFSRRFRRAHGLSPSAYRERAGRGTG; from the coding sequence GTGCGCGTAGACCCCGACGACGGGTTGCCCGCCCCGGGGCGACGGATCGTGCTGGGGCGCTTCGACGAGGTCCCCGGGTACCGGGTCCTGCGCCCGCGCGGACGGCCGGAGTGGATGCTCACCCTGACCCTGGCCGGCAGCGGACGGTTCCGGGTGGGGCGGAGCGAGGTCGTCGCGGAGCCGGGGGACCTCGTCGTCGTCCCGCCGGCCGTCCCGCACGACTACGCGGTGCGGGCCGGTGCCCGCCACTGGGAGTTCCACTGGGCGCACGCCGTCATCCGGCCGGAGTGGCGACCGCTGCTCGAGGGCGAGGGGCTGCACCGCATCGGCGTCCCGCCCACCCACCGGGACGCGGTGGGAACCGCGTTCGCCGAGGCCCTGGCCCACCGCCGCACCGGACGGCCGGTGTCCGACCGGCTGGCGATGAACTGCCTCGAACGCGCGCTGCTGCTCGTCGCCGACGCCCGGCAGGCGCCCTCCGGGGTCGGCCCCGTCGTCGCGCGGGTGCTCGAGCACGTCGACACCCACCTCGACGGGGACCTGTCCGTGCCGGCGCTGGCCGAGGTGGCGGGGATGTCGCCGTCCCGGTTCGCGCACGTGTTCGCCGAGCAGGTCGGGGTCCCGCCGCAGCGGCACGTCGAGCGCCGCCGCCTCGACCTCGCGGCCGAGCTCCTCGACGTCAGCGCCCGTCCCGTCGCCGCCGTCGCGCGGGCCGCGGGTTTCGCCGACCCCCTGTACTTCTCCCGCCGGTTCCGCCGCGCGCACGGACTGAGCCCCAGCGCCTACCGGGAACGGGCCGGGCGCGGGACGGGGTGA